From Schaalia sp. ZJ405, one genomic window encodes:
- a CDS encoding ATP-binding cassette domain-containing protein, translated as MSEASHDTTPTTTGEHTVETVGSRDPHAVGASRSVGDTSGARASSSSPCEVELHGWGWRHGGRKAWAIESVDLHIRPGERVLILGPSGSGKSTLMAGLAGLLGGDDQGDSRGTLRIDGHVPEKLRGRIGLVMQDPEAQVVLERVGDDVAFGMENLGVARENIWPRVSRALSDVDLRVSQRRATAKLSGGQKQRLALASVVAMEPGLLLLDEPTANLDPQGTADVRATVEGVLDSTGATLVVIEHRVDVWASLVDRVVVLLDGQIRADGPLDRVLADHGEELRSRGIWLPGDNVALAARRTGGGEVDGGGPAGDPILRLTDVTVGYSPEQPVRCGITLDIPRGRATCITGVNGTGKTTLALTIAGLLDQLSGSVTMAPAAGIPEGVGPDPHEWTSRQLLGRISMVFQEPEYQFLSRTVREELEVGPRQAGITGERLDALVDEYLDALRLSALAGAHPMTLSGGEKRRLSVATALISAPELLILDEPTFGQDRLTWIELVRLLRRVRSNGTTLVAITHDAAFIEAMDDHVVDLAEVGDAAASVDEPAGADALTGTDAPTIANEPAEKRRDAQSTSSRITPVDRVNPVTQFFALFVIALPLLAAVDPTTALVAVGVEILLVPLVRIPLKTLLIRMIPLIMAAPLVALSMLLYGKAGGEIYWSLGPAVISQRSISLAIAMFLRIFAMGIPALTLMPRIDPTNMADGLGQVLRLPARPVIATLAAARMTGLMFTDWKALEQARRIRGVGDSRKVRGFLSGAFSLLVFALRRSAKLSMTMEARGFGASGRRTWARESRVGWPDAIFLLIAILIPAFAVVMSMMLGHFEPLIG; from the coding sequence GTGTCTGAGGCTTCGCATGACACGACGCCCACGACTACCGGTGAACACACTGTGGAAACAGTGGGATCGCGCGATCCTCATGCCGTGGGCGCGTCACGTTCGGTCGGCGATACGTCGGGTGCTCGAGCCTCGTCCTCGTCCCCTTGCGAGGTGGAACTTCACGGCTGGGGATGGCGGCACGGTGGCCGAAAAGCATGGGCGATAGAGTCCGTTGACCTGCACATAAGGCCGGGTGAACGCGTCCTGATTCTCGGGCCTTCAGGGTCGGGAAAGTCGACGCTCATGGCCGGACTTGCGGGGCTTCTCGGTGGTGACGACCAGGGGGATAGCCGCGGGACTCTGAGAATTGACGGACACGTCCCCGAGAAACTCCGTGGACGCATCGGCCTTGTCATGCAGGACCCCGAGGCTCAGGTTGTTCTTGAGCGCGTCGGCGACGACGTGGCTTTCGGTATGGAAAACCTGGGGGTGGCGCGCGAGAACATCTGGCCGCGGGTTTCTCGGGCGCTCTCGGACGTCGATCTGCGTGTTTCACAGCGACGCGCAACGGCGAAACTCTCGGGAGGGCAAAAGCAACGGCTTGCTTTGGCGTCCGTTGTGGCGATGGAACCCGGACTGTTGCTCCTTGATGAACCAACTGCGAATCTCGATCCGCAGGGCACTGCGGACGTGCGGGCCACGGTGGAAGGGGTGCTCGACTCCACGGGCGCCACCCTCGTTGTCATCGAACATCGCGTAGACGTGTGGGCCAGCCTCGTTGATCGCGTTGTTGTCTTGCTTGACGGGCAGATCCGTGCAGATGGGCCGCTTGATCGGGTGCTCGCCGATCACGGGGAGGAATTGCGTTCTCGTGGAATCTGGCTTCCCGGAGACAACGTCGCCCTCGCCGCGCGCAGAACCGGTGGAGGCGAGGTCGATGGGGGTGGGCCTGCGGGTGACCCGATTCTTCGCCTCACGGATGTCACCGTTGGATACTCACCGGAACAACCGGTCCGATGCGGCATCACACTGGATATCCCGCGCGGCCGTGCGACGTGCATCACCGGGGTCAATGGAACAGGGAAAACAACGCTCGCCTTGACGATCGCCGGGTTGCTTGATCAGCTTTCCGGCAGTGTCACGATGGCTCCTGCGGCCGGAATTCCCGAGGGCGTGGGACCGGATCCGCATGAGTGGACCTCGCGTCAGCTGTTGGGGCGTATCTCGATGGTCTTCCAAGAGCCCGAATATCAGTTCCTCAGTCGCACTGTGCGTGAGGAACTTGAGGTCGGGCCGCGTCAGGCTGGAATCACCGGGGAACGGCTTGATGCTCTTGTTGATGAGTATCTTGATGCGTTGCGGCTCTCAGCGCTCGCCGGGGCTCATCCGATGACTTTGTCCGGAGGGGAAAAACGTCGACTGTCGGTGGCAACGGCCCTCATTAGTGCGCCTGAGCTGCTGATTCTTGACGAGCCAACTTTCGGTCAAGACCGGTTGACGTGGATCGAACTTGTGCGGCTGCTGCGTCGGGTGCGGTCAAATGGGACCACTCTGGTTGCGATTACCCATGACGCTGCGTTCATTGAGGCGATGGATGATCACGTTGTTGACCTTGCCGAGGTTGGTGACGCAGCTGCCAGCGTTGATGAACCTGCCGGCGCCGACGCCCTTACCGGCACCGATGCCCCGACCATCGCCAATGAACCCGCTGAGAAGCGACGTGACGCCCAGTCCACGTCCTCGCGGATAACACCCGTTGACCGCGTCAACCCGGTCACCCAGTTCTTCGCCCTTTTCGTCATCGCGCTCCCCCTGCTGGCCGCGGTTGATCCAACGACGGCGCTCGTTGCCGTGGGCGTGGAAATCCTCCTCGTACCACTGGTGAGGATCCCACTGAAAACACTGCTGATCCGGATGATTCCGCTCATCATGGCGGCACCGTTGGTCGCACTGTCGATGCTGCTGTACGGAAAGGCCGGTGGCGAGATCTACTGGAGTCTAGGGCCGGCCGTGATTTCCCAACGATCCATCAGTTTGGCTATTGCCATGTTTCTGCGGATCTTCGCAATGGGGATTCCTGCGCTCACCCTGATGCCACGGATTGACCCAACGAACATGGCCGATGGCCTTGGACAGGTCCTTCGACTCCCCGCCCGTCCTGTCATTGCCACGCTTGCGGCTGCGCGAATGACGGGACTGATGTTCACCGACTGGAAGGCACTTGAACAGGCCCGACGGATCCGCGGCGTGGGCGACTCACGAAAGGTCCGGGGTTTTCTCTCCGGCGCATTCTCGCTGCTGGTGTTTGCGCTGCGTCGCTCGGCGAAACTGTCAATGACAATGGAAGCACGAGGGTTTGGCGCATCTGGTCGTCGAACCTGGGCGCGAGAATCACGTGTCGGATGGCCGGACGCGATTTTCCTTCTCATCGCGATTCTCATCCCGGCTTTCGCTGTGGTGATGTCGATGATGCTGGGGCATTTCGAGCCACTCATCGGGTAA
- a CDS encoding Crp/Fnr family transcriptional regulator — MNGDANFISQVPLFGGLDESQQVSLQQKMGHTSLRRGETLFDEGDLGDRLYIVTEGKIKLGHTSNDGRESLLAVLGPGEIIGELTLFDPGPRSTTATAVSPASLLFLEHEDLMEILDSNPTLAKHMLKALAQRLRRTNESLSDLVFSDVPGRVAKALLDLADRFGNATDKGVHVPHDLTQEELAQLVGASRETVNKSLADFVSRGWIRLEGRAVTLLDVDRLARRAR, encoded by the coding sequence ATGAACGGTGATGCTAACTTCATCAGCCAGGTCCCACTGTTCGGTGGCTTGGATGAATCCCAGCAGGTTTCACTACAACAGAAAATGGGACACACCTCGCTTCGACGCGGTGAAACCCTCTTTGACGAGGGCGATCTCGGTGACCGCCTGTACATCGTCACCGAAGGCAAGATCAAGCTCGGACACACATCAAACGACGGACGCGAATCACTGCTCGCCGTCCTCGGCCCCGGCGAAATCATCGGTGAACTCACCCTCTTTGATCCGGGTCCCCGTTCAACAACAGCTACCGCCGTTTCCCCGGCCTCGCTGCTCTTCCTCGAACACGAGGATCTCATGGAGATCCTCGATTCCAACCCGACGCTTGCCAAGCACATGCTGAAGGCACTCGCACAGCGACTGCGTCGCACCAACGAATCCCTTTCGGACCTCGTTTTCTCCGACGTTCCCGGTCGCGTTGCCAAGGCGCTTCTCGACCTCGCTGATCGTTTCGGCAACGCAACCGACAAGGGGGTGCACGTCCCTCACGACCTGACGCAGGAGGAACTTGCGCAGCTCGTTGGCGCATCGCGTGAAACCGTCAACAAGTCCCTCGCGGATTTCGTGTCCCGCGGATGGATCCGTCTCGAAGGCCGCGCGGTCACGCTGCTTGACGTCGATCGACTGGCTCGACGCGCACGCTGA
- a CDS encoding MFS transporter yields the protein MSSTGDSSTPQIPRMNAHLWGIVSVSTVAVMLLAIDGTVLSLAVPHLTQELAPTSSEILWIGDIYSFTLAGLLVIMGNVADRFGRKKVLLIGALGFTLASTLAAFAPSAEILIAARALQGAFGATIMPSTLSIIRDSFRQPQMRTRAIAIWSIGATGGAAAGPLVGGFLLEHFWWGSVFLINLPIMMFLIAAAFPILRESYGDHTAPIDLLSALMSVVAVIPVVYSVKHIAHDGLDASAWVSALIGITAGIMFIRRQRRLTHPLLDVSLFGIPAFTGAVLSVTISIFALVGLLFFFSQYLQLVLGYTPLQAGLFELAATAASIAANLCATRLLIFMGRGRAVSFGLVLMALGMGILALAEGNGTLWLLICAIGILGFGSGVAMPLATDAVVSSAPIERAGAASGVSETAYELGSALGIAILGSLQASLYRSSLDIPTSLEPDLVTGIRQSLAQALASLDMSDPTQAAIAQSAREAFTHGMQLTATAAAAIIILGAAIALTVIPSRHEDADSFPA from the coding sequence ATGTCCTCCACAGGAGATTCATCAACACCCCAGATTCCGCGAATGAACGCCCATCTTTGGGGAATCGTCAGTGTCTCAACTGTCGCAGTCATGCTTCTGGCGATCGACGGAACCGTTCTTTCTCTTGCCGTCCCACATCTCACTCAAGAACTGGCACCCACCTCAAGCGAAATCCTGTGGATCGGCGACATCTACTCCTTCACCCTCGCTGGGCTTCTCGTCATCATGGGGAATGTCGCGGATCGATTCGGCCGAAAGAAAGTCCTCCTCATCGGAGCACTAGGCTTCACCCTCGCTTCCACCCTTGCAGCATTCGCTCCTTCCGCAGAAATTCTCATCGCGGCGCGCGCACTCCAAGGCGCATTCGGCGCAACAATCATGCCCTCAACACTCTCAATCATTCGGGATTCCTTCCGCCAACCACAGATGCGCACCCGCGCCATTGCTATCTGGTCAATCGGCGCAACCGGAGGTGCCGCAGCTGGTCCCCTCGTTGGCGGCTTCCTGCTCGAACACTTCTGGTGGGGGTCCGTATTCCTCATCAATCTCCCCATCATGATGTTCCTCATCGCCGCCGCATTCCCGATTCTCCGCGAGTCCTACGGCGATCACACCGCCCCCATTGATCTCCTCTCAGCACTCATGTCAGTCGTCGCGGTCATTCCTGTGGTCTATTCGGTCAAGCACATCGCCCACGATGGACTCGACGCAAGCGCATGGGTGAGCGCACTCATCGGTATCACTGCTGGCATCATGTTCATCCGACGCCAGCGCCGTCTCACCCACCCATTGCTCGACGTTTCTCTCTTCGGAATCCCCGCATTCACGGGAGCAGTGCTATCGGTCACGATCTCAATTTTTGCTCTGGTTGGTCTACTGTTCTTCTTCTCCCAATACCTCCAGTTGGTATTGGGATACACACCCCTTCAGGCAGGTCTCTTCGAGCTCGCAGCTACCGCGGCTTCCATCGCAGCCAACCTTTGCGCAACCCGCCTCCTCATATTCATGGGACGAGGACGAGCTGTCTCCTTCGGTCTCGTCCTCATGGCTCTGGGAATGGGAATACTTGCATTGGCCGAAGGGAACGGCACGCTGTGGCTGCTGATCTGTGCGATCGGCATCCTGGGTTTCGGCTCGGGAGTCGCGATGCCTCTAGCAACGGACGCGGTCGTCTCCTCAGCTCCTATCGAACGTGCGGGCGCAGCCTCTGGAGTGTCCGAGACCGCTTACGAGTTAGGCTCCGCCCTAGGAATCGCCATTCTGGGCTCACTCCAGGCATCGCTCTACCGATCATCCCTCGACATCCCCACGTCGCTAGAACCCGACCTCGTTACCGGAATTCGTCAGTCACTGGCTCAGGCACTAGCAAGTCTCGACATGTCAGACCCCACGCAGGCCGCTATCGCACAGAGCGCGCGCGAAGCATTCACTCACGGAATGCAACTGACAGCCACAGCTGCCGCAGCGATCATCATCCTCGGTGCCGCGATCGCACTCACGGTCATACCTTCACGTCACGAGGACGCAGACAGCTTTCCGGCCTGA
- a CDS encoding TetR/AcrR family transcriptional regulator, whose protein sequence is MTRSGSRNTERTRTAVLTATEHLILTKGLAFSLGEVASAAGVSKSGLLHHFSSKDDLVLETTQRICQSLREVVLRQVDLAENTPGKLLRAYVRTLCGGDEQAARGCALFMMLKASVEAAPQIEGVLAEDSAWWTKNLAADGMDPDLLHLVLRATEGCAIAYVWGAETAEEARHLRDILLKMCP, encoded by the coding sequence ATGACACGATCTGGCAGTCGCAACACCGAACGGACACGCACCGCAGTCCTTACCGCTACGGAACACCTGATCCTCACGAAGGGCCTGGCCTTCTCCCTGGGTGAAGTCGCCTCTGCTGCCGGCGTGTCGAAGTCCGGTCTGCTTCACCACTTTTCATCCAAAGACGATCTCGTCCTTGAAACAACTCAGAGAATCTGCCAATCCCTGCGTGAGGTGGTGCTTCGGCAGGTTGACCTGGCCGAGAATACCCCCGGAAAGCTTCTGCGAGCATACGTGCGAACCTTATGCGGAGGTGACGAGCAAGCGGCTCGGGGATGTGCGCTCTTCATGATGCTCAAGGCGTCCGTCGAGGCGGCTCCCCAGATTGAGGGTGTCCTTGCTGAGGACTCGGCCTGGTGGACGAAGAATCTCGCAGCGGACGGTATGGATCCAGATCTTCTCCACCTGGTGCTGCGCGCAACTGAAGGGTGTGCCATTGCCTATGTCTGGGGTGCGGAGACAGCTGAGGAGGCCCGGCATCTCAGGGATATTCTTCTCAAAATGTGCCCCTAG
- a CDS encoding HAD family hydrolase has translation MTTNHPVRRVTRAAFFDLDKTILATSSSMALRSPCVSAGIISRREALIGVLIHLPYLIGGADEQRMEHMAEALGALTKGMDPHQLEDVATQSLRSSIDPVIYTQALEEIYARRNAGYAIVIASASVEQLVRPIARLLGADFVLASIADIDEDGRFAGTLSLYNQAEEKARSCERLAKRNGWEMSDCAAFSDSVSDVPLLEAVGEPHAVNPDRELRKIADERGWPILRFTDYAHMRPWWLRPTKNGKSIPSIRAAAIGVVGGVALTFALSQVVRSVRRGH, from the coding sequence ATGACCACGAACCACCCAGTACGCCGCGTCACTCGCGCTGCGTTCTTCGACTTGGATAAGACAATCCTGGCAACATCATCCTCGATGGCACTGCGCTCACCGTGCGTTTCCGCCGGAATCATTAGCCGACGTGAAGCACTGATCGGCGTCCTCATTCACCTGCCGTACCTCATCGGCGGGGCAGACGAACAGCGGATGGAACACATGGCAGAAGCGCTAGGTGCGCTGACCAAAGGCATGGACCCACACCAACTTGAGGACGTTGCCACGCAGTCGCTGCGCAGCTCCATCGACCCGGTGATCTACACGCAAGCCCTTGAGGAAATCTATGCGCGCCGCAACGCCGGCTACGCAATTGTCATTGCCTCCGCTTCCGTTGAGCAGCTAGTTCGACCGATTGCCCGGTTGCTCGGAGCTGACTTCGTCCTCGCCTCCATTGCCGACATTGACGAGGACGGACGCTTCGCCGGAACTCTCAGCTTGTATAACCAGGCCGAAGAAAAGGCGCGTTCATGCGAACGCCTTGCCAAACGCAACGGCTGGGAAATGTCCGATTGTGCGGCATTCTCGGACTCGGTGTCTGACGTTCCCCTGCTTGAAGCCGTTGGTGAGCCGCACGCCGTCAATCCTGATCGTGAACTGCGCAAAATCGCCGATGAACGCGGCTGGCCGATTCTTCGCTTCACGGACTACGCCCACATGCGTCCGTGGTGGCTGCGCCCCACGAAGAACGGGAAATCTATTCCGTCGATCCGGGCCGCCGCCATCGGTGTTGTCGGCGGTGTTGCCCTGACTTTCGCGCTCTCACAGGTTGTCCGCTCCGTGAGGCGAGGCCACTGA
- a CDS encoding TadA family conjugal transfer-associated ATPase has translation MRRQSRGTDEDDARMLRVLAAENSLAHAVHSRSRPGAGLAEMSQSLVRLRSISQGLGPKIAHIFTDPTVTDVLINSTQVWVDRGRGLERSVVDIGDERDVKRLAIHMAAACGNRLDDASPIVDGTLPGGIRLHAVLPPLSSSGTVISLRVSGRVDLSIDQLERAGSCTPRVARVLRGLVARRANVVISGATGSGKTTLLSALLALVPADQRILCIEEVSELHPVHPHVVHLCERRANVQGLGAVTLSDLVRAAMRMRPDRLVLGECRGPEVRDVMTALNTGHQGGWATIHANSAQDVPARLLALGALAGMRESEVTAQAVAAFNAVVHLERRALRSGESGPGRWVAQVGVFRRDGDRLICSPVLDVSSDGTETCGLDWPRFAALFLSEPVPGSCSEGVLPPSSPSSSPVPSSCGEVADEHSR, from the coding sequence ATGAGGAGACAGAGCAGGGGAACTGACGAGGACGATGCCCGGATGCTGCGAGTTCTCGCGGCGGAGAACTCCCTCGCTCATGCTGTGCACTCTCGGTCACGGCCGGGAGCTGGGCTGGCTGAGATGTCGCAGTCTTTGGTGCGTTTACGGTCGATCTCTCAAGGCCTGGGGCCGAAGATTGCGCACATTTTTACCGATCCGACTGTCACGGATGTTCTGATCAACTCCACGCAGGTGTGGGTTGATCGGGGTCGGGGACTTGAACGATCGGTAGTTGACATCGGCGATGAGCGTGACGTGAAACGCCTGGCGATCCATATGGCCGCGGCGTGCGGAAATCGTCTGGACGATGCCAGTCCGATTGTTGACGGAACGCTTCCCGGTGGGATTCGCCTCCATGCGGTCCTTCCGCCCCTGTCGTCCTCGGGAACTGTGATTTCTTTGCGCGTGTCCGGGCGAGTTGACCTGAGTATTGACCAGTTGGAACGGGCGGGAAGCTGCACACCCCGAGTTGCTCGCGTGCTTCGGGGTCTTGTTGCTCGCCGCGCTAATGTGGTGATTTCGGGGGCAACCGGGTCGGGGAAAACCACTCTTTTGTCGGCGCTTCTGGCGTTGGTTCCTGCGGATCAACGCATCCTGTGCATCGAAGAGGTCAGCGAGTTGCATCCCGTTCACCCGCACGTCGTTCACCTCTGCGAACGTCGAGCAAATGTTCAAGGTCTCGGAGCGGTCACCCTGTCCGATCTTGTCCGAGCGGCCATGCGGATGCGACCGGATCGTCTTGTACTGGGGGAATGTCGCGGACCGGAGGTGCGTGATGTCATGACGGCTCTGAACACGGGACATCAGGGCGGATGGGCAACGATTCATGCGAATAGTGCCCAGGATGTGCCCGCGCGACTCCTGGCTTTGGGGGCGCTCGCGGGAATGAGGGAATCGGAGGTGACTGCGCAGGCGGTTGCTGCTTTCAACGCGGTCGTGCACCTGGAGCGCCGTGCCCTGCGCTCGGGTGAGTCGGGTCCCGGTCGGTGGGTTGCGCAGGTGGGGGTGTTTCGGCGTGATGGTGACCGGCTCATCTGTTCGCCGGTCCTCGACGTCAGTTCCGATGGGACTGAAACCTGTGGACTTGACTGGCCACGTTTTGCCGCATTGTTCCTCTCGGAGCCGGTTCCGGGTTCCTGTAGCGAGGGGGTATTGCCGCCGTCGTCGCCCTCGTCATCGCCGGTTCCGAGTTCCTGCGGGGAGGTGGCCGATGAGCATTCTCGCTGA
- a CDS encoding DUF4244 domain-containing protein, protein MNSVVSRIFGCGNGDIIRRCDREWGCARGRVRDAEEGSTTVEYSIGVVAAAGFAGLLVVILKSGAVKGLIEGIIQTALSL, encoded by the coding sequence ATGAATAGCGTTGTTTCACGCATCTTTGGCTGCGGCAACGGCGACATCATTCGTCGGTGTGATCGTGAATGGGGTTGCGCACGTGGTCGTGTTCGTGACGCAGAGGAAGGGTCAACAACGGTTGAGTATTCAATTGGTGTGGTTGCTGCGGCGGGATTCGCGGGGCTGCTTGTTGTCATCCTCAAGTCCGGAGCAGTCAAGGGCCTCATTGAGGGAATCATTCAGACGGCGCTCTCGCTGTGA
- a CDS encoding Rv3654c family TadE-like protein, which produces MIREEVEVIGHDDQGSGTILTVGVVALATVLAGVCLIVGMVHAHHCRLQAVADVAALAGADVSAVAQWEDVGDRPCSAAREVTEANGLRLSSCEVVAHDTRVVVEDSVFVLGWPVSITGRVRAGPSSPTSEENPEVSG; this is translated from the coding sequence ATGATTCGCGAAGAAGTGGAAGTGATCGGACATGACGACCAAGGGTCCGGCACGATACTTACTGTGGGAGTTGTTGCGCTCGCAACAGTCCTCGCGGGGGTGTGCCTAATCGTCGGGATGGTCCACGCACATCACTGTCGTCTTCAGGCCGTGGCGGATGTTGCAGCGCTCGCGGGAGCGGATGTTTCCGCCGTTGCTCAGTGGGAGGACGTCGGGGATCGTCCGTGCTCGGCAGCCCGTGAGGTTACTGAGGCCAATGGGCTGAGGCTCTCGTCTTGTGAGGTTGTGGCTCACGATACGCGAGTTGTCGTGGAAGATTCCGTGTTTGTGCTCGGTTGGCCTGTGTCGATTACGGGTCGGGTGCGTGCCGGTCCCAGTTCACCAACCAGTGAAGAGAATCCCGAAGTATCCGGCTGA
- a CDS encoding IS1249 family transposase, protein MGNPRCKICGGVTQKWGSTQAGRPRFRCRMCRASQSRSSDVRARDFAAFLDFVTGKYTLADHGGQARTLRRRNEPFWCLWPVSPLVDEVCHVVFVDGIYLSHKLVILIACSKTHVLGWYVAKGETTRAWQGLMARIAPPDVVVCDGGQGIASAVAATWPGTRIQRCTFHAFNAVKRKTTTRPRTQAGVDLYAIAKSLLYIDTFTQAVEWMSQLVDWNSTYHRFLAQRTRLPNGRWVPTHARLIQAKNSLNTLVKKGTLFTYLDPRLHVDADPIPATSNLIEGGINAQLRALLRVHRGMSLDHQVKTALWWCYLHTEYPGTPAHILRSTITDQQIINLFETTRHRANAQTQIEHWGTGVNWTDFHHNGTWHETY, encoded by the coding sequence ATGGGAAATCCTCGATGCAAGATCTGTGGTGGCGTAACGCAAAAATGGGGTTCAACGCAAGCTGGTAGGCCACGATTTCGGTGTCGGATGTGCAGGGCAAGCCAGTCGCGGAGTAGTGACGTTCGGGCCCGTGATTTCGCAGCGTTCTTGGACTTTGTTACGGGTAAGTACACTCTGGCTGATCACGGTGGACAGGCTCGTACACTGCGGCGGCGTAACGAGCCGTTTTGGTGTTTGTGGCCAGTTTCTCCACTGGTTGATGAGGTTTGTCATGTGGTGTTTGTTGACGGGATCTATCTGTCCCACAAGCTCGTGATCCTGATCGCTTGCTCCAAGACGCACGTGCTGGGCTGGTATGTGGCCAAGGGTGAAACCACCCGTGCTTGGCAAGGGCTCATGGCTCGTATTGCCCCGCCTGATGTTGTCGTGTGTGATGGTGGGCAAGGCATCGCCAGTGCTGTCGCCGCTACTTGGCCTGGAACCCGGATTCAACGCTGCACGTTTCATGCTTTTAACGCGGTCAAGCGTAAGACCACGACCCGGCCTCGCACCCAGGCAGGGGTCGATCTTTACGCTATCGCTAAATCCTTGCTATACATCGACACCTTCACCCAAGCTGTGGAATGGATGAGCCAGTTGGTCGACTGGAACAGCACGTATCACAGGTTCCTGGCTCAGCGCACCCGCCTACCTAACGGCCGGTGGGTTCCCACCCACGCCCGGTTGATCCAGGCGAAGAACTCGCTGAACACGCTGGTCAAGAAAGGCACTCTGTTTACCTATCTTGACCCCAGACTCCATGTCGATGCTGATCCCATCCCAGCGACCTCGAATCTGATCGAGGGAGGGATTAACGCCCAACTGAGGGCCTTGCTGCGTGTTCATCGGGGGATGAGCCTTGATCACCAAGTCAAAACCGCCTTGTGGTGGTGCTACCTGCACACCGAATATCCCGGCACACCAGCCCACATCCTCAGGTCCACGATCACCGACCAACAGATCATCAACCTGTTCGAAACCACCAGACACCGAGCAAACGCACAAACCCAAATCGAACACTGGGGCACCGGCGTTAACTGGACCGACTTCCACCACAACGGAACCTGGCACGAAACCTACTAA
- a CDS encoding IS3 family transposase yields MSQRSKERRLKVLRLYAKGVSISDCARLAGVAYETARRYCREADVHGIEHARKVPSFRTWPIELKTEVGSRWLDGESASDLAREFKLPSASYPALFGRWLERQHMIDYEQRARAAGGRVVRAQKAGMGISQWGKWLAEVRQHIESAKQQATCDAKRQQLDALHVEILEKSCALREETDTWQAFLIRLVTTLKAHHRVSRLCRIVGLARSTYYWALKNACRIDADLELVQEAYAYAHGRYGYRRLTDLIRIGFGTHQGRCMNHKKVARLMRRVGLQGAQPKRKHYRSFAGTLACIPNRLQRRFSASKPGRCLVTDITQIKWGGTWYYLSPLTDLFNNEVVAWRLSTSPDSALVTGMVRDYSKTRNLRETIIHTDQGRQYFSEDYRKLLQTLGVRQSMSRKGNCLDNSPAEAFFARLKIELGLSTGTRAGQASLRRIITEYIHWSNTQRIVSRLHTSPLKYRQQYELAV; encoded by the coding sequence ATGAGTCAGAGGAGTAAGGAGCGGCGCTTGAAGGTGCTGCGTTTGTATGCCAAAGGGGTTTCTATTAGTGATTGCGCGCGTTTGGCTGGGGTAGCGTATGAAACTGCGCGTCGTTATTGTCGAGAAGCTGATGTGCATGGTATCGAACACGCGCGAAAAGTCCCGTCGTTTCGTACGTGGCCCATAGAATTGAAAACAGAAGTTGGATCACGTTGGCTTGATGGTGAGAGTGCGTCGGACTTAGCTCGCGAGTTTAAGTTGCCTTCAGCTTCGTATCCAGCGTTGTTTGGGCGGTGGTTGGAGCGTCAACATATGATTGATTATGAACAAAGAGCGCGAGCGGCAGGTGGGCGGGTTGTTCGGGCTCAAAAGGCTGGAATGGGGATTAGCCAGTGGGGTAAGTGGTTAGCTGAAGTTCGTCAACACATCGAGTCCGCCAAGCAGCAAGCAACTTGTGATGCCAAGCGTCAACAACTTGACGCGTTGCATGTGGAGATCTTGGAAAAATCTTGCGCTTTGAGGGAGGAGACTGACACGTGGCAAGCGTTCTTGATCCGCTTGGTCACAACCCTTAAAGCACACCATCGAGTATCAAGACTTTGTCGGATTGTTGGACTGGCCCGTTCAACGTACTACTGGGCGTTGAAGAATGCCTGTCGGATAGATGCTGATCTAGAGCTAGTCCAAGAAGCATATGCCTATGCTCATGGGCGTTATGGGTATCGGCGCCTCACCGACCTGATACGCATTGGTTTTGGGACTCATCAAGGGCGTTGCATGAACCATAAGAAGGTTGCACGTCTGATGCGCCGTGTCGGGTTACAAGGAGCCCAGCCCAAACGCAAACACTATAGGTCTTTCGCAGGAACACTTGCGTGTATTCCCAACCGTTTACAACGCCGCTTTAGTGCCTCAAAGCCTGGGCGATGTCTCGTCACAGACATTACACAGATTAAGTGGGGTGGAACCTGGTACTACCTTTCACCATTGACTGATCTGTTCAACAATGAAGTAGTGGCATGGCGTTTGAGTACCTCCCCAGACTCTGCTCTTGTCACAGGGATGGTTCGTGACTACAGCAAAACAAGGAATCTGCGTGAAACGATCATTCATACCGATCAAGGGCGCCAATACTTTTCTGAAGACTACCGCAAGCTCCTGCAAACCTTAGGTGTACGACAGTCAATGTCTCGGAAAGGAAACTGTCTGGATAACTCGCCAGCAGAAGCCTTCTTCGCCCGACTAAAAATCGAGCTTGGACTCTCCACAGGCACACGCGCCGGACAAGCAAGTCTGCGACGAATCATCACCGAATACATCCACTGGTCAAACACCCAACGAATCGTCAGCCGACTACACACCAGCCCACTAAAATACCGACAACAATACGAACTCGCTGTCTAA